A segment of the Arachis hypogaea cultivar Tifrunner chromosome 5, arahy.Tifrunner.gnm2.J5K5, whole genome shotgun sequence genome:
GTGTCATAGTGcgtgctttttgccgatgatatcgttctTATTGGAGAGTCCagagaagacctaaataagaagttggagttatgaaGAGAAGTTCTAGAAGTGTATAGTCTGCGTATAAGCCGTAGCAaaacggaatatatggaatgtaagttcagtctgagaagggaaaactctaATATAGAGATGAAGATTGGAAAAAACAtcttacgaaaagttaaaagttttaagtatcttgggtgcatcatacaagataatggagagattgaataggatgtaaatcataggatccaagcaggttggtcaaaatggcgagGTGCatttggttttatatgcgacaaaaaagtaatgttctgaaaatcggttcgAACCGGCCGGTCGGACCGATCGAACCGGGAACCGTTAGCAAATACGGTTCGAATAAAAGACAAAACCgcaaaatttaaaaatcgaagTTGGCCCGTCGAACCAGCCGGGAACCGGTTGTTTGAACCGAACCGTGACTCGGCCGGTTTTTAAAATTTGCCCCAAACGCCGCGTTTTGCATGCTGAAGAGCCAAAGGGAACCCTAGTCAGTAGTCACAGAGGCACACAGACCTCACCCCTCTCCTCTCTCGAGCCTCCACTCCCACCTCTCACCTCTCATCTCTCACCTCTCACCTCTCACATTTCCAGTCTCCACTCTCACTCTCCGTTGAGCCACCGCCGCCGTCGCAACATccgttgagccaacgttagccagcTTTGTTCGCGCAGCCACGAACCGTCGTGAAGTCAGTTTTCGAGAATCGCAACCACCGCCAGTGCCAGTTTCCGTCGCGCAGTGTCCTCCCGCCGGCGTCAACTCTATCTGACACTTTCCGTCGCGCCACTGTCCTTGCCAGCTCTGCATTTTTCCAGGTTTCTAGCTTCTAACCCTAGGATTAAACTCTTTTGattgtaataataattgttgaagcTGATTGCTAGTTATTAGAATATTTTTCAGAAACTGCTTGTAATGTTCTTCACATCAAAAGTGATTACTTGTTGGTTCTAAATTTTGCTGTTGATTCCTTGAAGCATCAATAATTGTTGAAGCTAATTGCTAGTTATTAGAATATTTTCCTGACATTATTTGAAATGTTATTCACATCAATAGTGATTAATTGTTTGTTCTAAACCTTGCTTTTGATTGCTTGAAGCATGATTAATTGTtgatagatttatttttttttgtctctgtTTCCAGGAAATCATTCAGCTATCCTTTTTCTCTCAACATGATGGCCCAGTGATTGGAAATGGCTCCTTTAAATCGTCATTCTTATTTCCAGGGTATGAATAGGTTTCTATTCTTTCATAACTACCTACATTTGtatattttcttttgttgtcaTATTGACTTTTGTTTATTGATAGTATAAAAAAAGGATTTTATCTAGGTCCACCACCGAAAGATAAGCTTCCCAAGGTATATTCTCCTTTGTTAACCCTTTGGATATTGCCACTGATAATATATAATCCTGTTTGTAGTATTTGTGCAGAATTCTACACAAGGTTCTGTATTATTAGGGGCAATTTCGTATGGAAAACTGTCATTTTCTTAGTGAGAGAATAAAAATCCAGAAAAGCACCCTGCATCATATCAACTAATAATACACAAGGTTCTGTATTGTTAGTGATTAAATGTTTGTTTTAAATCCTGCTGCTGTTGGTTTTTAATTTATgagtatgttatttttaaatttttgttgttagATTTATTGATTTCAGAGTTTAGGGTGATTCATCAAATTGAGAATTGGATTGTTGGTATTTCTCTATATGTATACTTGTTCTATATCTTAGTACTGAGTCTCACAAATATTCTCAATTACTTACAGCTATGATTTCCTTCTTGAATgagattttatttttccaaaagaaaTCATAGAAGATTAGGGTTGTGAATTTTTTAATTGAGTGATGAGTGTAAagctgaagatgatgatgacaaaagtGCTTGGAAACATATATTTTaagaatgttttaaaaaaaatttgagtttgtaaattgataaaatcatatagttttagtgtgtttatttatattttatttattattttattataaaacggtgtTTTCGATTCAACCATAGTCGAACCGGTTGAATCTGTAAACCAGTAAACTAGTagctagagcggtttgatgaccggttcgattttcagaaccttggaaaaagtgcctttaaaacttaagggtaaattctatcgcaccgctataagaccggctatgctttatggtacggagtgttgggcggctaaagggaaGCACGAACATAAACTGAGTgtagcagagatgaagatgttgagatggatgagtggtcatacgcgattggataaaataagaacgaagatataagggagagagttggagtagcacccattgtgaaaaatatggttgtatcgcgtctcaggtggtttggacatgtgagaagaagatctaagaagaccatccataaaccctaaaccctaaaccctaaaccctaaacctaacccTGTGAAAACGGTTAAAAAGTTCGTACCAGGAATTTCAATGGAATCCGAAAGAGATAATGAATTCCTCGGCTGGCAACTTTTTTTAGTCCCACCAACAGAAGCCGCAGCGAGACTATCATAGGAAAGCCCGGGAACACTTTGGGGTGAACACCCATCCGAACAAGTAGGGTCAATAGTTCAGCATTTAGGCCGTAACATTTAGCAACAAAAAAATCTTGCTCTATTGGGCGCAGCTTTCTTGATCTAGCTTTCTGACTAACTGAATAGGCTCCACCTCTTGGTTGGTCATTCTTGCAGGTGCCACAGCAAGAAGGGGGTTGGATCTGGTAATCTAAGTTCTGGTCGGCTCGTATTAGCCTGTGCTTTATTACAGGTAGTAATTCCCCCCGTTTGATGTCACTTAGGAGAAGTATAGGGAAGTGTGCCCGAGTCTTCTAGAATATAATAAGTAAAACAACTGCGTCAAAAGATACTTAACGATGGTCCATGGGTTGTTGCTGGGTACTGTATTGCTACTCAGagacggtctctctgtagacataatacatgacagagcacaatggcgtcatttgattcatgtagtcgaccccacttagtgggacaaggctttgttgttgtttgttgttgtggtaatacatctaaaattattaagttatacagaaaatgtttttgaaatacatccaaaattataaatctaaaatttaaatttgagtaaagtatcgtttttgtccccaacgtttggggtaaatcctatttatgtctctaacgtttaaatcgtcctatttgtatccctaacgtttgtaaaagtgattcaatgttatcctgccgtcaattacacatcatgaacgctttagtttgagtttta
Coding sequences within it:
- the LOC112802961 gene encoding tripeptidyl-peptidase 2-like, translated to MFTFILLRGGGLQEIIQLSFFSQHDGPVIGNGSFKSSFLFPGIKKGFYLGPPPKDKLPKNSTQGSVLLGAISYGKLSFS